DNA sequence from the Patagioenas fasciata isolate bPatFas1 chromosome 19, bPatFas1.hap1, whole genome shotgun sequence genome:
atttttttccctagatATGGACTCATTATGCCCAAAAAATTGCCACAGAAAAATCTTGCTTCGAAGAAGCTCTCAGTGTTTGCAGATGACTCTGACGAAGAGGTCAGTTCAACAATTTTCTTCCGAAATTTGCTCCATATTCTGCAATTTATTTGTTTATAATCCTTAATGCCTACATCACCTTGGATGCGTGTGTTATCATTTTGGATTTGGATGTGAAATATGATCTGTGGTTTTTATAGGGCAAGTTACACACATGTGGTAACTTGATTGTTAGTTACTTTATGTCAGTTCTTGCAAAAGTTGATCATAAGTGGCAACTTGTTTGCAAGAATTACCAGTATCTAGCTCCTAAAGAATCACTTAACATGGAACTGCCTCCGTGGGGCTTATGGTACTTAGAGGAAACACAGAGGACAGGTCTTCAATCCCATCTCTTTCCTCAGTGCTCTCAGGGGGTCTGTCCCTCCACTTGAGCTCATAGCTCTACAGAGAGGCTTTCCTTTAAATACAGCTAACGGAGATGACAGCGGATCCGCCGTCCTCAAGGGCAGGTGCACTTTCCCCCTCGGTTTGGGATTTGGTGTCTTTCTCTGCATCAAGGGACTGACCCCACATTTTCAAGATCCCAGGACTGAGCTTGAATTAATCTCTTGTAATTAAACATGACGCAGGAGGACTGTCAACATTCCCAAGTATGGGGCTATcctgtgttttttctcttcttattttcttttaatacgTAAACATTAAAGCAAAATAACGAATGCTAATAATTCTAATAACAATAATGTGTGATACTGCCTGCTAACTTCTAGCTTAACAGACCAGGTATCCTCCCTTTCAGAAAGGCTGACAGATGCACTACCAGAGCAACTCTTAAAAGTTGTCATGCTCATCAGTATGGTACATACCCAGCAAAAAGTAATAATCTCATAACTGCCTTTATCGAAGaagatcattttttaaaaaaagcaaaattactttATTAGTTCAATAATAATTTCAGACCTTTTCGAGATAAGGAGCAGCATTTGGGAGGGGTTTCATTTCCTGTCTGGTACCTTATCAGTCAGAACTACATCTCAAATGTCTGGAGATTATGTATTTTTAACTGAACTCTAATAAAGTTTGTGCTGGGAAATCTGCACACCTGACTTGGTCTGTGATTATGTAGTAGATACCAAACTTTtgctccctccccccccccttttttttttaatgttactatGCATTTTTCATTAAGATTTTGCCTTTGCCTTTACTGAAGGAATTTGAAAGTTgagttttggtgttggttttgctTTCCCGTGGCTAAGCACACTCAGGGATGTTAGTTGCTGATGAAGATGATCTTTGGGTTTGTTCATAAGAAACAGAACATCTGGGATGGAAATTCTCTTGAAATACAATATTGACTGGGAAACAGTAGAACAGGTGATCAGAGTTACTTCTGGCCAATATAGTTCTGAATTATTTGCCTTCATAATGAGCAGTTGTTGCTGTCTTTAAAAACTGGGGGTGAGGTTGTTAGCCCTAGGAAAGCCTGTTGGAGAGAGTAGGTGTTACGACAACAAACTGTGATCTGCTAGAAGTAAGTTTCCATTCCGGCTTGCTGGTTTTTGTGatataaccatttttttttccaaaaatattatTCCCTTATGCTCGTTTCGCATTTTCAGAGCTGGCTTGTCAGTATTCCCAGTGCACTGTTCCACGTTCTGTTTTATCTTTGGAATTTAGTTGAAAGTCTCACTACGGTACAGCAGATTAAATTTCTGTTTCCTGATTGTATCAGAATGACCCAACATACATTCATGTACCTCACCAGCCTTTCAAAACTGATTTGTTGCTACGGGATGTAAAGTGTAGCTGGAAAAATAACTGTACATAGACGACAGCAGGTGCTAAATCCAGGAGAGAGATCGAGGAGTCAGTGTGGATAGTGCTGTGAGGGCATCAGCTtgatttggtggggttttttcagtGACCGtccaaaagaaaaatggaatgtTTAAGCAGGCACAgaggaagaaactgaaaacaagcagaaaactcTATCCTGTTGTTGGTCTTGCATACAGATCCTTCTATTCACTTTGCAACTTAGCAAAGGATGACTAAAGTAtgactaaaaataaaaagataggCAAAGTGATGAGTATTTATGGTGACCAGCATTTATGCAATAGTTTTCATGCAAAATAAGGCTAAGTAGACTAAAGGGGCTCTTAGAAATGAGGTTACTGAGGAGATGGAAGTGCTGGGGAATAGCTCCAGAGGATGTATGTAAAACCAAGAATGATTCACAGAAAGTAAAGTGATTTTACCATTTCCCATAGTATGAGCTGTAGGGTGTATTATGGAATTACAAAGTAACTTGTTTAATATGAACAAAAGGAAGTTGGGGCTTTTTCTCCATACAGTGTACAATTAAGTTGTGGAACTCATTGCCACAGGATATCGTGGCATGgccaaaaataaaaattgattGAGAAATGATGAGTCAAATGGAGGGATGCTCCTGGCGTCAAACAATGGTCCAGGTGCATCCTCCCGTTCAGGAAGTCCCTGAACTCCAAGTTGCTGGAAGCCAGGAGGGAATGCCCAGGAAAGCTCATTCTGTACGTGACTTTTCTTCATGGTATTTCTCTCAATCAACTCATAGCCATGGCTTGTGGAGTGTATGAAGTGAGATTAATTTGTTGCCCGACctgattctttttttaattttccttttgaagGCTTGAGTCTCATGTACATTTAGTGAGTGTTTGTTCCCAGGCCGTATTGGATAATATAGGTCTCTATGAGGGCAAGCCCTAATGATTCACCACTAGATACATATACATGGAGTGTAAGTAGCTTGTTTTAAGATGTTTTGATACCAAAGTGTCATGAATCCAAAGATCTCACAGTCTGAGATTCCTTATCTGATGTGAGAATGAAGTGAGCAGAGTCACAGCTCAGCCTTTCAGAGACTGAACCACACAGGGCCACAAACTTGGGGTGAGATCTGTAGAAACACAGGCAGGTATCTACACCTGAGTTCCTTGAGCTCCTGTACAGTCAGTAGAGATGCAGCTACTTCTGGGACACAGATTATCTCCTTCTAAAGTAGACACCTAAAATCAGAGACATACGTCTTGCTCCGGAAATGCCTGTTTCTCACCCTTTCACAATAAGGTGTTCTTGGACTAGCTAGCTCAGTATAAATGTAAACTTTTGGCTGATATTTCTGTTCTTCTTTCACTTGCTGATCAAATAGATCTCCAAATTATTCTGCTGTTGCTCTTTGGTCAAGTATTTTCCTGCGAGTCCAGTTAAAACTAGATGGTTGTAGTGAGAGATTAAAATCAAACTACATATAATCTGCCTGACATCACTGAAGGATTTCATTTCCCTTTCAAATGTATTTCATGTTAAACAAAGGTAATTTATTTTATGTCTACTGCGAAACAGCAGGTAGAGAATTCAAAAGGGCAGTGTTAAAGGGCAAAGCCCCCCCCTGGGTGTTTCATAACAGATTATGTTAGAGCAGAAGCAtcttttggttttaaaaaagGGATGGAGTGATGTCTTGTGTTGTCTAGCACTAAGTACCACCCTGGGGTTTTGGTAGCAACCACAAATGGTTTCCTTAGGAGGCCAACTGTGCAGGTAGTGTGAGGAACTCCATTAGTAATAGCTGTTATGTCAGAATTTGTTGGTCTCGTACTTCTTCTGGTAGTCAGTGGGGGACAAATAAGTCAGGCATCTCACACGTACTTTGAGAGCATCCGTTACAGTAGTTGTGACATTTTTTACAAGACATTCTCAGCTTCAGAATTTTGAAGTTAGCTTTTTTGTATAAAGCTGTAAATTGATGACATACTGTCAGGATTTGAACATAGCTGAGACGAACCAAAAACATTGCTCAGTAGCTTGAGTGTTCTTCTTTGCCTATGGAGGAGCAACGTGAAGAAGGCATTTTAAGAAGTAACTTACAAGGGGTCCTTACCTGCGGGATAAAAATAAGGAGGTAGTTCAAGCACTTAAGATACCTGAAGGGAAAGAAATGGAAGAGAACAGTGAGAAATGGTAGTAGATTGGggtaatttattttattactgtattttctttttcttttcaacctTTTCCATTGTGTACAATGGTCTCATAGGGCCGGTAGACTATGGAGTCTCGTTTCTAAGAGTTTTTTGGTTTGCATGGGCTCTGTGTAGTTGCACAGGAGAGGGTTAAAACATTTTCTCCTTCTAGAAAATATTAAGCTATAAGCTTTGTGCTTCAGAAGAATAGCTTGACTGCAGGGAAAGAGCAAGTATGAGACAGATTGCTGAGTTTAGAGGGCCTCTAATAAATGGGCAGTTGATAAGTAAAAACAATACGAAAGAACAGGCAGTTCTCATCTGTCAGAGCTCATGGCACAACAGGAAATTGTCACCCATAAACCACTACagaaggtgtttgttttttgtaaacTTACTGCCACTAGACAAACAAACTGCAGGTGGACTTCTTTACAATTATATGTACAATAATGAGGATTATATATTACTTTTGTGTTTATGTAATCTTTGTAGATCAACATGTTTATTTCATGTAGGCAGACCAGGACAAGAGTCTAAGCAgtgtttcaggtattttggtggaaTAAAGCTCATTGTGTAAAAATAACTGCAGAACCTGTTTTGTCTTTTACTGAGCCCTTGCTTTCAGGCATAATGCAGGGGAGATTCCATACTGTTCGGGTACCTTTCTGTAAAACCAGCGTGAGAGTGCCTGATAAAGGAAACCTTCAGTGATGACCCTTGATATGTTGAGCAGAGAACCACGTTCTTCCCCAAGAGCCAGCAGGAAGTCTGGGTCTTCTGTGTAATGCTGCTGTGTGTTCTACTGCCAACTTGAAGTAGTTGTTTATATTAACAAATTTATACTGACTCATTTATGGCTTAAAAATGAAGTACAGTATATGAAATATTTCTCAACATTAGCTCTTCGATCTTTAAAGCTCGAGTTAAACACTAACTGAATGAAGCCAGGATTCCTGTAGACTGTTTTAAACAAATTAATCTGCTGTGCACTTCCCCAGCCCACCAGCCAACCAGCTGAATAAATAAATAGTAGGTTAGATTCAGTTCTAGTCCAAATAATCAGCAGGCTGCTGTATGCAGAGCGTGGTCCCTGATACCACAGCGAACTCTCTGTGTGTTGCTGTTGCCTCCCAAGCTCAGCTTTCTAAAGCCTCAAGTGGGGTCTCCGTCCTTACCTGCTCATCTGCAGCTGCGTGAAGGAGAGAGGCTGCTTTCTAGTGGTGAGCATCACCGAATCAGTGCAGGGTTTTTCTTCCATGGAAGTGCACATCACACTTTCCCTTTATCACTGTGTTTCAGCCACAAGGTTTCACATTGAAAGCAGAGGTGGATTTTATCGAAGTCTGCATGGAGCAGTTAGAGCACCAGAAAAAGTTGGAATAGGAACCCTTTCCAGTTCCGATTTTTACTTGACCATCTCTCACTTGGAGTGGGCTAAGAAAGAATATTTTGAATATTCTCTGTCTCATTTTTTCTGATTGTAGTATTACTTACAAAAGTAAGTCCTAGCGTGTTTATGGGAAGTGAGCAAAGGTCTGAGTGTCTAGAGCTGTTCATTAGAATGGTAGAAAAACAATATGAGCTGGGTCAATGTAATTAATTTCATTCCTGCAATATTTCCTTCTTGTAGCCATCTGTTGGTGAAAGTCTTCAGAAAGAAGCATTGAAAAAACAAGCAATGAAACAGGTAAGATGGCGTGGGGACTCTTCATGCCTGTGGCAGATCAAAAAATCACTGCATCCCTTCTCTTTTGTTAAATAATTGCAGAAACATAATTGTGCAACTTCAGAATTAGAGTTACCCTTTAAAAATACAACATAATTTTATGATTTTGTGCATTGCGCTTTGCAGCACAAGAGTTTCTTTGAAACGTGGCTTGAAATTCTCAGAGCATTTCCTCTATCTAATGGATGGGGTTATACTACAATCCAGgaataaaatgtttgaaaatagTAAAAGATTCATGCTTATTTTTTGTATTATTCCTTCTCCTCCCATCTTTTTTGTTTCAGACTAAATTAGAGATTCAGAAGGCTTTGGAGGAGGATGCTACAGTGTACGAGTATGACAGTATTTATGATGAAATGcagcagaagaagaaagaaagtaaTGCCAGCTTGTTATCTGGAAAAGATGACAAAAAGGTCGATACTTGAAAATGTATGCTGTCTGTCTTATCTCTGCATGTTTGGAATAACTATGATTGATTAACTTTTAAGCTTTGCCAAATGCATTTTCTCATGGGGCCTACAAGTACTGTGCTCAAATCCTGTTACATAAGGTAGTAATTTGCAAGAATTTTGGCAAAACTGTTAGTTCATCAGATACACCAGAGTCCTGATCCAGTGGCATTCTGCAGGGTGGCAGGCTACAAGTTTCCCACCCAGTTGATGTACATATAGCACATCTTTCTGTGTATTTCTGACAAGAATGTTACAGTGGGATCATAGGATTAGAGGCAACAATACTACTTCTGATAACAAAGACTCTTTGGTTATTAAGCCAATGAACATAAGTTGTCCCTCCTCGCTCACTAGTGTGCTTATGGAAGGATTGTCAGAAGGCTAAAGTAATTAACTTTCATTAGGGAAACGTGAGCAGATTTCCACAGCCTTGTTTCAACGCATGGTGGAATTATCCTGACAAGTGATATTTTCATTGTCACTGGCTCTGTTTCATTTGAAAGCTCTGGTCAGGTTATGTGGGTATAACAGGAAACTTCCCCTCCCTTAGAGCACTGGAGAAGCAAGACCTGTACAAGGGATGGGAAACCAAAAAGAATAGAACTTCACTCAGAGGAAAAATAATCCTAGTCAAAGATGGGCTGAATGTTTTAATTGAGTACAACAACCTCTTTTGCTGGTGGGAAGCATGCCGTGTTAGTGCTCTGAAGGGGGATGGCAGCTGTCAAACAGTAGGAGAATACATTAGACCAGCTTCTGTCTGTTTTCTTCCATTACAATCGTTCTTCAACATCTCCAGCAAGCCCAGTTTGTGTTTTCTCAGCCaccttaattctctctcagcaTTGTAccttttttcctcctattttaGCCCAGATACATCCAACATATCCTCAAAGCAGCTGAGATTCgaaagaaggaacaagaaaaaagaatggaaagaaaaattcagaaggagCGTGAAATGGAAGGAGAAGAGTTTGCTGACAAAGAGGCTTTTGTGACTTCAGCCTATAAGAAGAAGCTGCAAGAAagggctgaggaggaggaaagagaaagaagacagGCAGCTCTCGAGGGTAAGGGTCACACTGAAATAATTCTCTTTAAAATGAAGTATGGGCTTGTATGTGATTTACAATATTGTGATCTGCTCTTTCTGTGAGGCTTgagataattaaaattaaaaaaaggagcaGATAGGAGACACTGAGTCAGATCccactttgttttcctttgcacacATTGCTGAAGGAACAGAGGAAGCTCCGCTGTTTGTGTGTCAGTACTATTTCGTTGCTATGTTTACTTTTTGAGGACGTGTCAGTTGTTAAGAAGGAGTTGTAAGCCTGGGGTACAGTGGTGCTTACACTCCTTACTGCAGACGTTCTGTACAGCGTCCCAGGAATAGGTGTAAAGAATAGGATCTAGGATCATAAGATAAAtcaggttggaggggacctctggaggtcacctgttCCAGCCGCCTCCTCAAAGCCCAGTCTGCTATGAGGTCAAACCAAGTTGCTCTGAGCTTTTAAACCTCCAGGGTGGAGCTGGCAGTCTTGGTGGTGTCTTTACCAGTTGTGAGTTGGGTCTGATGAGCATTTGTGTCGCAGTAAATCCAACCTTACCTTCTTTCTTTTAGCATACATGGATGTGACCAAACAGAAGGATCTCAGCGGATTTTACAGACATCTTTTAAACCAGACAGTAGGGGAAGAAGAGATGCCTAAATGCAGCTTCCCTGAAGCCAGGTAGGATGTGATTCCAGAAGGCTTTCTCATATTAACCAGCTTCTGGCTGCTTGTGATTCCAGACTCACTGGAACACTAAGAATTACGCAGAGAGTACTAAACCACTGGGAGGGTAAGCTGATTACTTCATTTAGCCAATTAACTGAATTCTTTGGAAAGTGTCTAGTGCTCCTCAGTGGTAGAGTATAAGGCAAACAAGCAGGAGTGGGATACCATTAAAAAGTATCAAGAGGACAGTCATACTTGCAATGCTGCCTGGTATTCTAACCTGTATTTACTGTGCTTTACATAATATTTGGCAGTATGTTTCAAGTTATATATTTTGAATCATTAGATGGAGGCTACACTTACTTAACTGTAGTCATTTTTCTAGATAAATTCAGCAGCTCGCATGCACCAGTGAACCAGATATGGATACTTAATAGAAATTCTTTGCACTGGATTCCTAGAACCTGAGCCACAGATAGACTCGTTTTCTTAGACTTTTCAGCAGCGTCTTTTGCTTAAGTCCTGACCAGAAGTCAGTTTGTAGAAAAGTCTGAGATCTCACAGAACCACGGTCTATGTaacgttgttttttcttttttaacataaaaattgTAGGatcaaggaagaaaaatctgAGAGCTGTCATGATGAATCCAACCAAAGGAACAAATGCCCATCTGAAAGGGAAAGACTGAAGCCCTCTGCTAAGAAAGAGAATAATCCAGATGCTGATACTGACTTAGAAGCTGATAGTAGTGATGATGATAAGAGACATAAAAATAGTAAAGTAaatttgaaagagaagaaaaggagagagagctCCGTGAGCAGTGAAGAGGAGGTCAAACGTCACAGGAGCCAGAGACGTTCCAGGTCACCAAGCTCGTCCAGTGTGGAGGAAGAGCCGCGCACAAAAGCCCAAACAAATCATCTTGCGAAGAGGGGAGAGAGCAGACCAAGCAGAAGGGGAAATGAGGAGCAATACAGGGAAAAAGATTATGAAAGAAGTAGGACTCATGAAAGGGATCACCAAAGGGAGAAGGAAGAACGCCATAGATACGGGGATCACA
Encoded proteins:
- the NSRP1 gene encoding nuclear speckle splicing regulatory protein 1; this encodes MAALGKQYGLIMPKKLPQKNLASKKLSVFADDSDEEPSVGESLQKEALKKQAMKQTKLEIQKALEEDATVYEYDSIYDEMQQKKKESNASLLSGKDDKKPRYIQHILKAAEIRKKEQEKRMERKIQKEREMEGEEFADKEAFVTSAYKKKLQERAEEEERERRQAALEAYMDVTKQKDLSGFYRHLLNQTVGEEEMPKCSFPEARIKEEKSESCHDESNQRNKCPSERERLKPSAKKENNPDADTDLEADSSDDDKRHKNSKVNLKEKKRRESSVSSEEEVKRHRSQRRSRSPSSSSVEEEPRTKAQTNHLAKRGESRPSRRGNEEQYREKDYERSRTHERDHQREKEERHRYGDHTSKDNYRRREEQDDQQRGKERREREGHGREWRKTKEREVKGSEKEREKDRIRNGKDRYNDREKERGEKSREKEDRVKERREKHGSDEKKYRERRESTPTSSEKDGETDLEKERKGKEREVDEKGRSGSEISSEQKRKAGEGEKEQAQKPSESMSKFAKRSNEETVMSARDRYLARQMARVGTKSYIEKEED